In Labeo rohita strain BAU-BD-2019 chromosome 16, IGBB_LRoh.1.0, whole genome shotgun sequence, one DNA window encodes the following:
- the LOC127179184 gene encoding uncharacterized protein LOC127179184 produces the protein MMKSFQSSYFLLLYLLIASLLECEVATQRRCKQVHQLNINCIQGDNMSVSCLTTTHPLQSLTVKLRRTNQDKDILMYPDISPASERQRWSVRKDAGNVTLGLKDIKLSDDGLYDCQVYKGQDCLHETRFNLKVKECKTLDSVRPSPGSSVLLPCSEHPLQNRAERITWEVVNGHQTTEITRYRHPNIPSSSTEKLLQPLYKRARQLKNGSLLIRDVVHIDELWYRCRVNEKTCYEVKLLMNVIIDAPNPVDSTTSQTEDNNSDESETLTTNLNSDESETVTTNVTVVVITIIVSLCVLISLTVILYLKRPRPKIDNQIEVNHQTSVNYSDNSEVLDEPVYSTVLHARKHNHLWRKQTEAPACNRDNIYDNRVL, from the exons TGGCGACACAGAGACGCTGCAAGCAGGTTCATCAGTTGAACATAAACTGTATTCAGGGTGACAACATGTCTGTTTCTTGCCTAACCACAACCCACCCGCTGCAGTCTCTAACAGTGAAACTACGCAGGACGAACCAAGATAAAGACATCCTCATGTATCCAGACATTTCTCCAGCATCAGAGCGCCAGAGATGGTCTGTGAGGAAAGATGCTGGAAATGTTACACTTGGTCTGAAAGACATCAAATTATCCGATGATGGCCTTTATGACTGTCAGGTCTACAAGGGTCAGGACTGCCTTCATGAAACTCGATTTAACCTGAAAGTCAAAG AGTGTAAAACTTTGGACTCTGTCCGTCCATCACCAGGCTCATCTGTGTTGCTGCCATGCTCTGAACATCCTCTCCAAAACAGAGCAGAACGAATCACTTGGGAAGTTGTTAATGGTCACCAAACAACTGAAATAACTCGATATCGGCATCCAAACATACCCTCAAGCAGCACAGAGAAACTTCTGCAGCCTTTATATAAGAGAGCAAGACAACTAAAGAACGGATCTCTGCTTATAAGGGATGTAGTTCACATCGATGAATTGTGGTATCGGTGCAGAGTGAATGAAAAAACTTGCTATGAAGTGAAGCTTCTGATGAATG tcATCATAGATGCTCCAAACCCAGTTGACAGTACAACTAGCCAAACCGAAGACAACAACAGTGATGAGAGTGAAACATTGACAACTAATCTGAACAGCGACGAGAGTGAAACAGTGACAACTAATGTGACAGTAGTAGTGATAACCATAATAGTGTCTCTGTGTGTCCTTATATCACTGACTGTCATTCTTTATTTGAAAAGACCAAGACCCAAAATTGACAACCAAA TTGAAGTGAACCACCAGACTTCTGTAAATTATTCTGACAATTCTGAAg TGTTGGATGAGCCTGTGTATTCTACAGTTCTACATGCCAGAAAACATAACCACCT CTGGCGTAAACAGACAGAAGCTCCTGCATGTAATAGAGACAACATCTATGACAACAGAGTGCTGTGA